The following are from one region of the Juglans regia cultivar Chandler chromosome 10, Walnut 2.0, whole genome shotgun sequence genome:
- the LOC108987500 gene encoding DCN1-like protein 3 has product MDSSGSNHFDIIEIYRRYCDLRSRCTYVSEREGYKEDDESQMSNISRDALTQFLKLVESRVDTGISIFDELVMLISRLVLMVDFSEFSRFYDFVFFMCRENGQKNITVSKAVTAWRLVLAGRFRLLNQWCDFVEKNQRHNISEDTWQQVLAFSRCVHENLEGYDPEGAWPVLIDDFVEHMYRVSGTNDNTNFFCNCGDLESQSSELDDPLPGLKDFPGLKRKLPEDLQQDELEPSTIGYPHSTDLDPVLSFKRIRLTCHKPANWADNPHGNNTTDDCMEIVRHNSPLCSSKSPCAVEGCLSKGFAGLFSTRAYLRFNRERRVS; this is encoded by the exons ATGGATTCCTCGGGGTCGAATCACTTCGACATCATCGAGATTTACCGACGGTACTGCG ATCTTAGATCACGGTGTACATATGTTagtgagagagagggctacaaagaagatgatgaatcGCAGATGTCCAACATTTCAAGGGATGCATTGACTCAGTTCTTAAAATTAGTGGAGTCAAGGGTTGATACGGG GATTTCAATTTTTGATGAACTTGTGATGCTCATTTCACGGCTAGTCTTGATG GTAGATTTTTCTGAGTTCTCCCGCTTctatgattttgttttcttcatgtGCCGTGAAAATGGTCAAAAGAACATCA CTGTAAGCAAGGCAGTTACTGCATGGAGGTTAGTCTTGGCTGGGAGATTTCGACTGCTTAATCAATGGTGTGACTTTGTTGAG AAAAATCAACGACATAACATCTCTGAGGATACTTGGCAGCAAGTTTTAGCTTTCAGCCGGTGTGTACATGAAAATCTGGAAGGTTATGATCCTGAAG GTGCTTGGCCTGTTCTAATAGATGACTTTGTTGAGCATATGTACAG GGTCTCGGGAACTAATGATAACACTAACTTCTTCTGTAACTGTGGTGATTTAGAATCCCAGTCTTCCGAACTCGATGACCCTCTTCCTG GATTGAAAGATTTTCCTGGTTTGAAGAGGAAATTACCTGAGGACCTTCAACAAGATGAATTGGAGCCCTCAACTATCGGCTACCCTCATTCAACAGACCTGGATCCTGTTTTGAGTTTCAAGAGAATCAGGCTGACTTGTCACAAACCAGCAAACTGGGCGGATAATCCACATGGGAATAATACCACAGATGATTGCATGGAAATTGTTAGACATAACAGTCCATTGTGTTCTTCCAAGTCTCCATGTGCAGTTGAAGGTTGTTTGTCAAAAGGCTTTGCAGGGCTTTTCTCAACACGTGCCTATTTGCGGTTTAATCGAGAAAGGAGAGTTTCCTGA